A genomic window from Winogradskyella sp. J14-2 includes:
- the fahA gene encoding fumarylacetoacetase: MSISANDPNRTSWLYVNKYSDFPIQNIPFGVFLTREDIITIGTRIGDTAIDLGALHQLGYFEGIPLTDDIFLQDSLNDFIADGRKTWRAVRNRVAEIFDSNNNELKNNTKHKEIICFRLDEIEMQMPVHVGDYTDFYSSKEHATNVGAMFRDPDNALLPNWLHIPVGYHGRSSSIVTTHIPIHRPQGQTLPEGADKPVFGPSQLVDFELEMAFITTDANDLGEPIPVEEAEEYIFGLVVFNDWSARDIQKWEYVPLGPFLGKNFASSMSPWIVTLDALEPFRVASPEQNPKPLEYLQTKGKHSFDIHLEAGIIPKGGKETTVCKTNFKYMYWNMAQQLAHHTVNGCPVNAGDMMGSGTISGPTPDSYGSMLELTWKGTKPVKLKDGTERKFINDYDTVVMRGYCENDDVRIGFGQVKTQLLPVFNPKKKK, encoded by the coding sequence ATGTCAATTTCAGCCAACGACCCAAACAGAACATCGTGGTTATACGTTAATAAATACTCTGATTTTCCAATACAAAATATCCCGTTTGGTGTATTTTTAACTAGAGAAGATATTATTACCATAGGAACACGTATTGGAGATACAGCGATAGACCTGGGTGCACTGCATCAGTTGGGTTATTTTGAGGGTATTCCGCTTACTGATGATATTTTTCTTCAAGATTCTCTAAATGACTTTATAGCAGACGGCCGTAAAACATGGCGCGCAGTCCGCAATCGTGTTGCTGAAATTTTCGACTCTAATAACAACGAATTAAAAAACAACACCAAGCACAAGGAGATTATATGTTTTAGATTAGATGAAATAGAAATGCAAATGCCTGTGCATGTTGGTGACTATACGGATTTTTATTCTAGTAAAGAGCATGCCACCAATGTAGGTGCTATGTTTAGAGATCCAGATAATGCACTTTTACCTAACTGGCTTCATATTCCAGTTGGCTATCATGGTCGTAGTTCTTCAATTGTAACAACACATATTCCAATTCACAGACCTCAAGGACAAACCTTACCAGAAGGTGCAGACAAACCTGTATTTGGCCCGAGCCAATTGGTAGATTTTGAACTGGAAATGGCATTCATTACTACAGATGCTAATGATCTTGGTGAACCAATTCCTGTTGAGGAAGCTGAAGAATATATCTTCGGATTAGTGGTGTTTAACGACTGGTCGGCTAGAGATATTCAAAAATGGGAATACGTGCCATTAGGCCCTTTCTTAGGAAAGAATTTTGCATCGTCTATGTCTCCATGGATTGTAACCCTAGATGCCTTAGAGCCATTTAGAGTAGCAAGCCCTGAGCAAAATCCTAAGCCTTTAGAGTATTTACAAACAAAAGGAAAGCACAGCTTTGACATTCATTTAGAAGCCGGAATTATCCCTAAAGGAGGTAAAGAAACTACAGTTTGTAAAACAAACTTTAAATACATGTACTGGAATATGGCTCAGCAATTAGCGCATCATACGGTTAATGGGTGCCCTGTAAATGCTGGCGATATGATGGGTAGTGGCACCATTTCTGGCCCAACACCAGATTCCTATGGCTCAATGCTAGAGTTAACATGGAAAGGTACTAAGCCCGTGAAGCTAAAAGATGGTACCGAGCGTAAGTTCATTAACGATTACGATACTGTGGTAATGCGTGGCTATTGCGAAAATGATGATGTACGCATTGGCTTCGGACAGGTAAAAACACAATTATTGCCTGTTTTTAATCCAAAGAAGAAAAAGTAA
- a CDS encoding acyl-CoA thioesterase, producing the protein MQTFEKTIIVSKDDLDQLNHVNNVRYVQWVQDIAEAHWLKNAPKTILENYFWVMLSHNIQYKGEALLGDKLTVKTYVSKSEGLTSIRHVEITNKTNDKIIVTSETKWCFMNMATKKPARIPAEVAKLFD; encoded by the coding sequence TTGCAAACCTTTGAAAAAACCATCATTGTTTCTAAAGACGACCTAGATCAACTTAACCACGTTAACAATGTGCGCTATGTGCAATGGGTACAGGATATTGCGGAAGCACACTGGTTAAAAAATGCGCCCAAAACCATTTTAGAGAACTACTTTTGGGTAATGCTAAGTCATAATATTCAGTATAAAGGCGAAGCATTATTAGGAGATAAATTAACTGTAAAAACCTATGTTTCAAAATCAGAAGGCCTCACTTCTATTCGTCATGTAGAAATTACTAATAAAACCAATGATAAGATCATTGTCACCTCTGAAACAAAGTGGTGTTTTATGAATATGGCCACCAAAAAGCCTGCAAGAATCCCAGCAGAAGTCGCCAAACTGTTTGATTAA
- a CDS encoding GLPGLI family protein, producing the protein MKSLLILFFFPLTIFSQSYQVKYEYQIPSGTKIHYELTTNGNYSEFINIKSEKSKEESVLISSSKERFFVLKNIEDNVLISTDFLGKKRIIIKDSLNIIDWELIDEHKEVIGMKCLKAKMNFRGRDYIAYYSPEINVQDGPWKFQGLPGLIMEIYTTDGDYHYQVIEVRKIPDFKEKEINFQNEKLYDWKSFKELYVTYIDNLIKYFKSEKEETGYSDYYKVNKPEIIYEKAQTGDGIEF; encoded by the coding sequence ATGAAATCATTATTAATATTATTTTTTTTTCCATTAACTATATTTTCTCAGAGTTATCAAGTAAAATATGAATATCAAATACCCAGTGGTACAAAAATCCATTATGAACTTACCACTAATGGAAATTATTCGGAATTTATAAATATAAAATCAGAAAAAAGCAAAGAAGAAAGCGTACTTATTTCTTCATCAAAAGAAAGGTTTTTTGTACTTAAAAACATCGAGGACAATGTATTAATATCAACTGATTTTTTAGGAAAAAAGCGGATTATTATCAAAGATTCATTAAACATAATAGACTGGGAATTAATTGATGAACATAAAGAGGTTATCGGAATGAAATGTCTAAAAGCTAAAATGAATTTTAGAGGTCGTGACTATATAGCGTATTATTCGCCTGAAATTAATGTTCAAGATGGACCTTGGAAATTTCAGGGATTACCGGGACTTATTATGGAAATCTATACTACGGATGGAGATTATCATTATCAAGTAATAGAAGTTAGAAAAATACCAGACTTTAAAGAGAAAGAAATTAATTTCCAAAACGAAAAATTATATGATTGGAAATCATTTAAAGAACTATACGTTACATACATTGATAATTTAATTAAATACTTTAAATCCGAAAAAGAAGAAACTGGTTATTCAGATTATTATAAAGTTAATAAGCCCGAAATTATATATGAGAAAGCACAGACTGGCGACGGTATTGAATTTTAA
- a CDS encoding SDR family NAD(P)-dependent oxidoreductase, with protein sequence MKTVMLLGGTKGVGKEILKASLKKGYNVAFCGRNTEEGNDIIKSSNNQDNLYFHKLDLTSINGIEDYYKATIKRFKKIDALIIYAGITPVASLIDTDEDTYDNVFNINLKAPYFLLKHVLRSMIEQKGGSVVFFGSAHMDYGQEDRTAYALTKGTLYTLSTHIAHHYAKYGIRSNYLVMGWTSTEGELQLREQEGISEDQLKSNASEIIPMGRMLNPNDPVPAVMYFISDDSAMTTGSIMRVTGGEFI encoded by the coding sequence ATGAAAACTGTAATGTTATTAGGTGGCACCAAAGGTGTTGGAAAAGAAATACTTAAGGCCAGCTTAAAAAAAGGATATAATGTAGCCTTTTGTGGAAGAAATACTGAAGAAGGTAACGACATCATAAAATCCTCTAATAATCAAGACAACTTGTACTTTCATAAACTTGATCTTACATCTATTAATGGTATTGAAGATTATTACAAAGCGACCATAAAACGTTTCAAAAAAATAGATGCGCTAATTATATATGCTGGCATTACACCTGTTGCGTCTTTGATTGACACAGACGAAGACACCTATGATAATGTATTCAATATCAATCTTAAAGCCCCATATTTTTTATTGAAACATGTTTTACGATCTATGATAGAACAAAAAGGTGGTTCTGTTGTGTTTTTTGGTTCAGCTCATATGGATTATGGTCAAGAAGATCGCACTGCATATGCATTAACCAAAGGAACATTATACACACTTTCTACCCATATTGCACACCATTATGCCAAATATGGAATTAGATCAAACTATTTAGTAATGGGCTGGACCAGTACCGAAGGAGAACTTCAACTTAGGGAGCAAGAAGGTATAAGCGAAGATCAATTAAAAAGTAATGCAAGTGAAATTATTCCTATGGGACGCATGCTTAATCCAAATGATCCTGTGCCAGCAGTTATGTATTTTATCTCAGATGATTCTGCAATGACAACAGGCTCAATTATGAGAGTAACAGGGGGAGAATTTATTTAA
- the clpB gene encoding ATP-dependent chaperone ClpB, producing MNFNNYTIKSQEAIQQAQQLAQGFGHQQIENEHIFKALFEVDENVLPFILKKLNVNVSLLQQILDRELQTFAKVSGAELMISREASKALNEASIIAKKMNDDYVSIEHLILAIFKSKSKIAQILKDQGVTEKGLNAAIEELRKGDRVTSQSQEETYNSLNKYAKNLNQLAQDGKLDPVIGRDEEIRRILQILSRRTKNNPILVGEPGTGKTAIAEGLAHRIIDGDVPENLKDKQIFALDMGALIAGAKYKGEFEERLKAVIKEVTTSEGDIVLFIDEIHTLVGAGGGQGAMDAANILKPALARGELRAIGATTLDEYQKYFEQDKALERRFQKVTVNEPDTESAISILRGIKEKYEAHHKVRIKDEAIIGAVELSNRYITNRFLPDKAIDLMDEAASKLRMEINSKPEELDVLDRKIMQLEIEHEALKREKDETKLKSLKAELANLKEERNELNAKWKSEKETVENVQNIKQEIENYKLEAERAEREGDYGKVAEIRYGKIKEATEKLEAYQKQLAEQQETALIKEEVTYEDVADVVAKWTGIPVTKMIQSEREKLLKLEDELHKRVVGQEEAIEAVSDAVRRSRAGLQNPQKPIGTFLFLGTTGVGKTELAKALAEYLFDDENAMTRIDMSEYQERHAVSRLVGAPPGYVGYDEGGQLTEAVRRKPYSVVLLDEIEKAHPDTFNILLQVLDEGRLTDNKGRIADFKNTIIIMTSNMGSHIIQERFEATKDIESAMEAAKIDVLGILKQSVRPEFLNRIDDTIMFTPLTKDNIVAIVDLQLKGITKMIGQQGITFDATPEAKAYLADKGYNPEYGARPVKRVIQKEVLNQLSKEILAGRVTTDSIILLDEFDGQLVFRNQGDLVVEEL from the coding sequence ATGAACTTTAATAATTACACCATAAAATCGCAAGAAGCCATACAGCAGGCACAACAGCTTGCACAAGGCTTTGGGCATCAACAAATAGAAAATGAGCACATTTTTAAAGCGCTCTTCGAGGTTGATGAAAACGTACTACCATTCATCCTTAAAAAGCTGAATGTTAATGTATCTTTATTACAACAAATATTAGACAGAGAACTACAGACCTTCGCTAAAGTCTCTGGTGCAGAGCTAATGATTTCTAGAGAAGCCAGTAAAGCGTTAAACGAAGCGTCTATCATCGCTAAAAAAATGAACGATGACTACGTCTCTATAGAACATTTAATCTTGGCGATTTTTAAGTCCAAGAGCAAAATTGCACAGATTCTAAAAGACCAAGGCGTTACAGAAAAAGGTCTTAATGCAGCCATAGAAGAACTGCGTAAAGGAGACAGAGTAACGTCTCAAAGTCAAGAGGAAACTTATAATTCCTTAAACAAATACGCTAAAAACCTCAACCAATTAGCACAAGATGGTAAGTTAGACCCAGTTATTGGTCGGGATGAAGAGATCCGTAGAATACTTCAAATACTATCACGTCGTACCAAAAACAACCCAATCTTGGTTGGTGAACCTGGTACTGGTAAAACAGCTATTGCTGAGGGTTTAGCGCACAGAATCATAGATGGTGACGTTCCAGAGAACCTAAAAGACAAACAAATCTTTGCGTTGGATATGGGAGCGTTAATTGCTGGTGCAAAATACAAAGGTGAGTTTGAAGAACGATTAAAAGCGGTTATCAAGGAAGTCACCACTAGTGAAGGTGATATCGTACTCTTCATTGACGAAATCCACACCCTTGTTGGTGCAGGTGGTGGTCAAGGCGCTATGGATGCAGCAAACATCCTTAAACCTGCTTTAGCACGTGGTGAACTGAGAGCTATTGGTGCAACCACTTTAGATGAATACCAAAAGTATTTTGAGCAAGACAAAGCATTAGAACGTCGTTTCCAAAAGGTAACGGTTAATGAGCCAGACACAGAGAGTGCCATTTCCATCCTACGTGGTATTAAAGAAAAGTACGAAGCACACCACAAAGTGCGTATTAAAGATGAAGCGATTATTGGTGCTGTAGAATTATCAAACCGATACATTACCAATCGTTTCTTACCAGACAAGGCTATTGACCTTATGGACGAAGCTGCCTCTAAATTACGTATGGAAATCAACTCTAAACCAGAGGAATTAGATGTTCTAGATCGTAAGATTATGCAGCTCGAAATTGAGCACGAGGCTCTTAAACGTGAAAAGGACGAAACCAAATTAAAGTCTTTAAAAGCTGAATTGGCTAACCTTAAAGAAGAGCGTAACGAACTTAATGCCAAATGGAAGTCTGAAAAAGAAACGGTTGAAAACGTTCAGAATATAAAACAAGAAATAGAAAATTATAAGCTTGAAGCTGAGCGTGCAGAGCGTGAAGGTGATTATGGCAAGGTTGCTGAAATCCGTTATGGAAAGATAAAGGAAGCCACTGAAAAGCTTGAAGCATATCAAAAACAATTAGCAGAACAACAAGAAACGGCCTTAATTAAAGAGGAAGTTACTTACGAAGATGTCGCTGATGTTGTGGCAAAATGGACAGGAATTCCTGTAACCAAAATGATACAAAGCGAGCGCGAGAAGCTTTTAAAACTTGAAGACGAACTGCACAAACGCGTGGTTGGCCAAGAAGAAGCTATAGAAGCTGTTAGTGATGCCGTGCGCAGATCCAGAGCTGGTTTACAGAATCCACAAAAACCAATTGGAACCTTCTTGTTCCTAGGTACAACTGGTGTGGGTAAAACAGAGCTAGCAAAAGCCTTGGCAGAATATCTATTTGATGACGAAAATGCCATGACGCGCATTGATATGAGTGAATATCAAGAACGACATGCGGTGAGTAGATTAGTCGGTGCACCTCCAGGATACGTAGGTTATGACGAAGGTGGGCAATTGACAGAAGCTGTAAGACGTAAACCGTATTCTGTAGTATTGTTAGATGAGATTGAAAAAGCGCATCCAGATACCTTCAATATTTTGTTACAAGTATTAGATGAAGGACGTTTAACGGATAACAAAGGTCGAATTGCTGATTTTAAAAACACTATAATCATCATGACTTCAAATATGGGAAGCCATATTATACAAGAGCGTTTTGAAGCTACCAAGGATATTGAATCTGCAATGGAAGCAGCTAAAATTGACGTGTTAGGCATATTAAAACAAAGCGTAAGACCAGAATTTTTAAACCGTATCGACGATACAATAATGTTTACACCATTAACTAAAGATAACATTGTAGCCATTGTAGACCTTCAATTAAAAGGCATAACAAAAATGATTGGGCAACAAGGTATAACCTTTGATGCTACACCAGAAGCAAAAGCGTATTTAGCAGATAAGGGCTACAATCCAGAATATGGTGCAAGACCTGTAAAACGCGTGATACAAAAAGAAGTTCTGAATCAGTTGAGTAAGGAAATTTTAGCCGGAAGAGTTACTACAGACAGTATTATTCTTCTTGATGAGTTTGATGGACAATTGGTTTTTAGAAACCAAGGAGATTTAGTTGTAGAAGAGTTATAG
- a CDS encoding histidine phosphatase family protein has translation MKSLFFTLSFLLFISLSAQENTDVEQIETTLNNYIDGFYQGDTLKLKAALKPRLYKFGYWKNKDTGEYEFYEQLTYENALKMAQNIKEKGRITTETKMRSVKVLEISNHIASAKVTGFWGLDYILLSKDEGKWMIEQVIWEGPFEEKFKEEQKSTTYYLIRHAEKDQSDKTNKDPHLTEEGKQRAENWTTTFGDVKFDMVYSTKYNRTKETAEPTAKANNIGITFYDPRNLKLEDFIKETKGKTVLVVGHSNTTPMLTNALLSEKKYNQIDESNNANLYIVTITDNARTSTLLKIE, from the coding sequence ATGAAATCTCTATTCTTTACACTATCGTTTTTACTATTTATCAGTTTATCTGCACAAGAAAACACTGATGTAGAGCAAATCGAAACCACCCTTAACAATTACATTGATGGCTTTTATCAAGGAGATACCCTTAAACTAAAAGCAGCATTAAAACCAAGACTCTACAAGTTTGGCTATTGGAAAAATAAAGATACAGGTGAGTACGAGTTCTACGAGCAATTGACATATGAGAATGCTCTCAAAATGGCTCAAAACATCAAAGAAAAAGGCAGAATAACTACCGAAACAAAGATGCGAAGTGTTAAGGTATTAGAGATAAGTAATCATATTGCTTCGGCAAAAGTTACAGGATTTTGGGGTTTGGACTATATACTTTTATCAAAAGATGAAGGTAAATGGATGATAGAACAAGTAATTTGGGAAGGCCCTTTTGAAGAAAAATTTAAAGAAGAGCAAAAATCCACAACCTACTACCTTATTAGACATGCAGAGAAAGACCAATCTGATAAAACAAATAAAGACCCACACTTGACGGAAGAAGGTAAACAGCGTGCCGAAAACTGGACTACAACCTTTGGTGATGTTAAATTCGATATGGTATACTCCACCAAATATAACAGAACCAAGGAAACTGCAGAGCCTACAGCCAAAGCAAATAATATAGGTATTACCTTTTACGATCCTAGAAATTTAAAACTTGAGGATTTCATTAAAGAAACTAAAGGAAAAACGGTTTTAGTTGTTGGCCATAGCAATACTACACCTATGCTAACCAATGCTCTACTCAGCGAAAAGAAATATAATCAGATTGACGAAAGCAACAATGCCAATCTTTATATTGTAACCATAACAGATAATGCGAGGACGTCCACACTTCTAAAAATTGAATAA
- the deoC gene encoding deoxyribose-phosphate aldolase has translation MELNRYIDHTLLSPSATETDILKLCEEALKYNFYAVCVNSCYVPIAKQALGRSEVKVCTVVGFPLGAMSTEAKIFEAKKAIEDGASEIDMVMNIGRLKSKNYVAVLKDITDVKRAIGLTPLKVILEISELSKNEIVKACEICIDANADFVKTSTGFSKSGATLTAVKIMKKTVKDQLKIKASGGIRDAETALKYLEIGVHRIGASSGVAMMNNQTSNSTY, from the coding sequence ATGGAATTAAACAGATATATAGATCACACCTTATTAAGCCCTTCAGCAACTGAAACAGACATCCTTAAACTCTGCGAAGAAGCTTTAAAATATAATTTTTACGCTGTTTGTGTAAACAGTTGTTACGTCCCAATAGCAAAACAAGCCTTGGGACGCTCTGAGGTTAAAGTTTGTACAGTTGTTGGTTTCCCTTTAGGCGCAATGTCTACAGAGGCTAAGATTTTTGAAGCTAAAAAAGCTATTGAAGATGGTGCTTCTGAAATAGATATGGTAATGAATATTGGACGTTTAAAAAGCAAAAACTATGTTGCTGTTTTAAAGGATATTACAGATGTTAAGCGTGCTATTGGTCTTACACCGCTAAAAGTCATTTTAGAAATAAGTGAACTCTCTAAAAATGAAATTGTAAAGGCTTGCGAAATTTGTATTGATGCAAATGCAGATTTTGTAAAAACATCTACTGGTTTTTCTAAGAGTGGAGCTACACTTACAGCCGTAAAAATTATGAAGAAGACCGTAAAAGACCAATTGAAAATTAAAGCCTCAGGTGGCATTAGAGATGCTGAAACAGCCTTAAAATACTTAGAAATTGGCGTCCATAGAATTGGTGCGTCGTCTGGTGTGGCCATGATGAATAATCAAACATCTAATTCCACTTACTAG
- the deoD gene encoding purine-nucleoside phosphorylase produces MSVHIGANKGDIAETILLPGDPLRAKWIAETFFEDPVCFNEVRGMYGYTGTYKGKRVSAMGSGMGIPSISIYANELIKDFGVKNLIRVGSAGSYQKNVKIRDVVLAMAASSTSGVNELRFGGADYAPTADFGLFLKAVKAAEAKNIPIHAGNVLSSDEFYEDNIESYKKWSKFGVLCVEMEAAGLYTVAAKHNVNALAILTISDSLVTGEKTTSKERETTFKNMIEIALELA; encoded by the coding sequence ATGAGTGTACACATTGGTGCCAATAAAGGCGATATTGCAGAAACTATTTTATTACCAGGTGATCCATTAAGAGCAAAATGGATTGCGGAAACATTTTTTGAAGATCCTGTTTGCTTTAATGAAGTAAGAGGCATGTATGGATATACTGGCACTTACAAGGGTAAGCGTGTATCTGCAATGGGTTCTGGCATGGGTATCCCAAGTATTTCTATTTATGCTAATGAACTCATTAAAGACTTTGGCGTAAAAAACTTAATAAGAGTTGGTAGTGCAGGTTCTTATCAAAAAAATGTAAAAATTAGAGATGTCGTTTTAGCAATGGCAGCATCCTCTACATCTGGTGTTAACGAATTGCGTTTTGGTGGTGCAGATTATGCACCTACAGCAGATTTTGGTTTATTCCTAAAGGCTGTAAAGGCTGCCGAAGCTAAAAACATACCTATACATGCTGGTAATGTTCTGTCTTCTGACGAATTTTATGAAGACAACATAGAATCCTACAAAAAGTGGTCTAAATTTGGTGTACTCTGTGTAGAAATGGAAGCTGCTGGTCTTTATACTGTTGCTGCAAAACACAACGTAAACGCACTTGCAATTTTAACGATTTCAGATTCTTTGGTTACAGGAGAAAAAACTACAAGTAAAGAGCGTGAGACCACATTCAAGAACATGATTGAGATAGCTTTAGAGTTAGCTTAA
- the glyA gene encoding serine hydroxymethyltransferase, with the protein MQRDEQIFELIQAEKERQTDGIELIASENFVSDQVMEAAGSVLTNKYAEGYPGKRYYGGCEVVDEVEQIAIERAKTLFGAAYANVQPHSGSQANTAVFHACLNPGDTILGFDLSHGGHLTHGSPVNFSGKLYRPTFYGVKKDTGYIDYDMLSDVAEKERPKLIIAGASAYSRDMDFAKFREVADNVGAVLLADISHPSGLIAKGILSDPMPHCHVVTTTTHKTLRGPRGGMIMMGENIDNPFGITLKNGKLRKMSGLLDSGVFPGNQGGPLEHIIAAKAIAFGEALTDEFLHYMLQVKKNADAMAQAFVAKDYNLISGGTDNHMMLIDLRNKNITGKDAENALVKADITVNKNMVPFDTESPFVTSGIRVGTPAITTRGLKETDMAYVVDLIDEVINNYENETVLEGVAEKVNELMGGRPLFNA; encoded by the coding sequence ATGCAACGCGACGAACAGATATTTGAGTTAATACAAGCCGAAAAAGAACGCCAAACAGATGGTATAGAACTCATTGCCTCGGAGAATTTTGTAAGTGACCAGGTTATGGAAGCTGCAGGTTCTGTACTAACCAATAAATATGCCGAAGGCTATCCTGGAAAACGCTACTATGGTGGTTGCGAAGTCGTAGATGAAGTAGAACAAATTGCTATAGAAAGGGCTAAAACCTTATTTGGTGCTGCTTATGCCAATGTGCAGCCACATTCTGGCAGCCAGGCCAATACAGCGGTTTTTCATGCGTGTTTAAATCCAGGTGACACTATTTTAGGGTTCGATTTATCTCATGGAGGTCATTTAACCCACGGTTCGCCAGTAAACTTTTCAGGTAAATTATATAGACCTACATTTTATGGTGTAAAGAAAGATACAGGTTATATTGACTATGACATGCTATCTGATGTTGCAGAGAAAGAACGTCCAAAATTAATTATAGCAGGCGCTTCGGCATATTCTCGTGATATGGATTTTGCCAAATTTAGAGAAGTGGCCGATAACGTTGGTGCTGTTTTATTAGCAGATATTTCGCATCCTTCGGGTTTAATTGCCAAAGGTATTTTAAGCGATCCAATGCCACATTGCCACGTGGTAACTACAACGACACACAAAACGTTACGTGGACCAAGAGGAGGAATGATTATGATGGGCGAAAATATTGATAACCCATTTGGTATTACTTTAAAGAATGGCAAACTTCGTAAAATGTCAGGATTGTTGGATTCTGGTGTATTCCCTGGAAACCAAGGTGGACCTTTAGAGCATATTATTGCAGCTAAAGCGATTGCTTTTGGCGAAGCACTAACAGACGAGTTTTTACATTATATGCTACAAGTTAAAAAGAATGCTGATGCTATGGCACAGGCTTTTGTGGCTAAAGATTATAACTTAATTTCTGGAGGTACTGATAACCATATGATGCTTATAGATCTTAGAAATAAAAATATAACAGGTAAAGATGCTGAAAATGCTTTGGTAAAAGCAGATATTACAGTTAATAAAAACATGGTGCCATTTGACACAGAATCTCCTTTTGTGACTTCTGGTATTAGAGTTGGTACACCAGCCATTACAACAAGAGGTTTAAAAGAAACTGACATGGCTTACGTAGTGGATCTAATTGATGAAGTCATCAATAATTATGAAAATGAAACTGTATTAGAAGGTGTTGCTGAAAAGGTAAATGAACTTATGGGTGGCAGACCTTTGTTTAATGCTTAA
- a CDS encoding OmpW/AlkL family protein — protein sequence MKNLLLFTLLIGLTFNLNAQDSEAAEDYNKWQARLRLISVIPSPGDDIDGADVDLSTAFVPELDFTYFFSKNWAAELILGTAKHDVDLDIDGGGSLDLGHVWLLPPTLNLQYHFYANDFKPYVGAGVNYTIFYGIDEGELDDIEYENSFGFSLQAGLDYNLNDKWFLNFDVKKLFLKTDVTVNGDPDTSEVNIDPLIIGLGVGMKF from the coding sequence ATGAAAAATTTATTATTATTTACTTTACTAATAGGATTAACATTTAACCTAAACGCACAAGATTCTGAGGCTGCTGAGGATTATAATAAGTGGCAAGCACGTTTAAGATTAATTTCTGTAATACCTTCTCCTGGTGATGATATTGATGGCGCTGATGTAGATTTAAGCACAGCGTTTGTACCAGAACTAGATTTTACTTATTTTTTCTCTAAAAATTGGGCAGCAGAGTTAATACTTGGTACTGCAAAGCACGATGTAGATTTAGATATCGATGGTGGTGGATCTTTAGATTTAGGTCATGTTTGGTTATTGCCTCCAACTTTAAATTTACAATACCATTTTTATGCTAATGATTTTAAACCTTATGTTGGTGCAGGTGTAAACTATACTATATTCTATGGTATTGACGAAGGTGAATTAGATGATATAGAGTATGAAAATTCATTTGGTTTTTCTCTACAAGCCGGTTTAGATTACAATTTAAATGACAAGTGGTTTTTAAATTTTGACGTAAAGAAATTATTTCTTAAAACAGATGTTACTGTAAATGGTGATCCCGATACTTCAGAAGTTAATATCGATCCCTTAATTATTGGTCTTGGTGTTGGCATGAAGTTTTGA
- the ytxJ gene encoding bacillithiol system redox-active protein YtxJ → MFKKLFGSSEPKEEKILPWIALNGIEQLNEIEERSTGKTQVIFKHSTRCGISRMVMNQFVAAYDLNLNADLYYLDLLSYRDVSNAVGYKFQVLHESPQLLVIKNGVVVAHASHGGINAMDLVKYI, encoded by the coding sequence ATGTTTAAAAAATTATTTGGCTCATCAGAGCCTAAAGAAGAAAAGATATTACCGTGGATTGCTCTCAATGGTATTGAGCAGCTTAATGAGATAGAAGAACGGTCTACAGGGAAAACACAGGTTATTTTTAAACACTCTACACGTTGCGGTATTAGCAGAATGGTGATGAACCAGTTTGTTGCCGCTTACGACCTAAACCTTAATGCAGATTTATACTATTTAGATTTATTAAGTTATAGAGATGTCTCTAATGCGGTTGGTTATAAATTTCAGGTGCTGCACGAGTCGCCACAGCTTTTGGTGATAAAAAATGGAGTAGTGGTAGCGCATGCGAGCCATGGTGGTATTAATGCTATGGATTTAGTAAAGTATATCTAA